The Streptomyces sp. GSL17-111 region TCCGGGACGCGAGCATGGCGATGTGCGCCCTCGTCGCGGCGGCCGACGGCTCCGTCGACCCGGCGGAGCGGCAGCGCGTGGCGTCGCTCATCACGAGCAACGACACGCTGCGGAACTTCCCGGCCGACGAACTGCGCCGCCGGTTCGACGCGTACGTCGACAAGCTCACCGCCGACTTCGACTTCGGCAAGATCGCCGTGCTGCAGGACATCGGCAAGGTGAAGAAGAAGCCGGTGGAGGCCCGCGCCGTCATCCAGATCGGCATCGTCATCGGCGGTGCCGACGGCAACTTCGACAAGGACGAGCAGGCCGTCGTCCGCGAGGCGTGCCACACGCTGGAGCTGCCGCCGAGCGAGTTCGACCTCTGATCCCCCGCGCGACGTCCGCCGTCGGTGCCGCCCTCCGGGGCGCCCGGCGGCGGACGTCCGGGTGACCGGGCCGATCGTCCCGCCCGGACCACGGCGTACCCGCCCAGGCGGGCGTCAGCCCCCTTCAGAAGGCCAGCGTGGCGATGATCGTCACGTAGACGAGGATCAGCAGGACACCGTCGAAGCCGAGCCGCCACCACCCGCGCTTCTGCCGCACCAGCAGGCCGCCGAGCAGGACCGTCGTCATCACCAGCGCGCCGGCGGTGAGGAACAACTGGTCGGATCCGGCCGCGTGGTAGAGCGAGCCGCCCCGGTAGGCCAGGTCGCCGACGACGAGGTTGAGCGCGTCGAGGCAGTTGCCCCCGATGATCGCCGCGACGGCGAGGGTGAGGGCCCCGCGCCGAACGGCCGCCACGGCGGTGACCGTCTCCGGCAGCGCGTTGACGACGCCCATGAACGCGGCGCCCACGAAGCCCGCCTGGAGCCCGGTGCTCTCCACGAGGGTCCCGGCCGCCCGCGCGACCACCCACCCGGCGACCACGACGAGGGCGGCGGCGAGGGCGAAGTCCGCCCACAGCGCCCCGGTCCGCCGTCCGCCGGTGTCGGTCTCGTCCGGCACGTCCCGCACCGTCTCGCGCGTGTGCACGGCCTCCCACATCGGGCGCGTGCGGCTGCGGTCGTGCACGAGGCGCAGGCCGCCCCAGTAGAACGCCACGATGACCGGGGAGGCGGGGTGCACGCCCAGCAGCGAGACGTCGGGGCTGAACGACGCCATGAGGGAGACGCCGAGCAGCGCGATCAGCAGGCTGCCGAAGAGCACGTTCGACATCGAGGCCGCCGCGTGCTCCAGGTTGACGCGGCGATAGGCGGCGTCCGCGACGGCGACGGCCAGGGTCTGTGCCGCGATCCCGCCCACGGCGTTGCTGTAGGCCAGCTGCGGCTGGTCGTTCGCGGCGGTGACCGCCGTCATCACGATGCCGGAGAGGGAGGTCACCAGGCCGAAGAACACCGCGCCGAACAGGGCCTCGCCCTGCCCCGTGCGGTCCGCCAGCACGTCACCGATCCCGGCCAGCCGGACGCTGCCGACGACCGTCAGGCCGCCGGCCAGGACGAACAGGGCGATGCTCTGGCCAAGGGGCCACGGACCGGCCAGCAGATCGAGCACGCACAACTCCCCACGGACGATGCACGCCCTACGACCGGCCACGGACGGGTGAACGTGTATCCGGAACGCCCGCCGCCTAACCTCCGGGCTCCGACCCGTCCCCGACTCTGGCCCCGGCCCTGGCCCTTCCGCCCGTCCGGCGGCGCGGGCAGACTGGGGCTTTCCGGTCAAGTGGCATGAGGAGCACGGTTCGTGACAGTGGTGAGCGACACCCTCGGCAAGGGCGGCAACAGGGCGCTGAACGGCAGCCGGGCGACGGCTCACGTCCACACCGAGGCGTCCGTCGACGTGTCCGCCGTCCTGCTGACCGCCGACGGCAAGGTCCGGGCCGACACGGACCTCGTCTTCTTCAACCACCCCGAACAGGACGGCGTCCGGGTGCGGGAACGCACCGTGGAGGCCGACCTCGCCCGCATCCCCGGTGACGTGCGGAGCGTCGTCTGCGTGGCAAGCGTCGACGTCGACGCGCCCGGCGCCGTCTTCGACGCCGCCTCCACCCCGAGCGTCACCGTGGAGTGCGGAGCGGACGGCCTCACGTTCGCCCCGCAGCCCCTGACGGCGGGGGAGACGGTGCTGCTGCTCGTCGAGTTCTACCGGCGCGACGGCGGATGGAAGGTCCGGGCGCTGGGGCAGGGGTACGCGAACGGGCTGGCCGGCCTGGCGACCGACTTCGGCATCGTCGTGGACGACGAGGAGCGCCCCGCCGCCCCCGCCCCCGCCGCCCCGCCCGCCGCTGCCGCCCCTGCCGCGCCGGTGCCGCTGGGCAAGGTCGAGCTGACCAAGGCGGGCGCGGCCACCATCAGCCTAGACAAGCGCGACCCCAACGTCCTCGTCACCGCCGAGCTCCGGTGGGACGGCGGCACCCGGGGCCGTCGTGCCGCCGACCTCGACCTGTACGCCCTGTTCGTCCCCGCCGCAGCGGTCCGCCCGAGCCTGACGGACGACGAGCGCCTCGCGGCCGAGGACGCCGTGCACGACGACCCGGCCCACGGCGCCGTCTACTGGAACCACCTCGGCGGCCTCGACCACCCGCCCCACCTGCAGTTGGACGGCGACGCCCAGGAGCCCGGCCAGGAGACGGTCCGCATCCGCCGCCCCGACACCCAGGGCTACGTGCTGATCTGTGCCTACAGCGCGCTGGGCAACGGGGTGGGCAGCTTCCGGAGCTTCGGCGCGAAGGCCGTCGTCAGCGACGGGCGCGGCTCCACGGTCACCGTCCCGCTCTACTCCAGGAACGCCAACGCCTACTGGGTGGCCATCGCCCTGGTCGACTTCACCGACCCCTCGGGCGTGCGCATCTCGCAGGTCGAGAAGTACAGCCGTCGCCACTCCGAGAACCGCCCGGTCCTCTACGCGGACGGCGTCTTCCGCATGGACCGCGGCCCGGCGGAGTTCAAGGACTGAGGTCCGCGTATTCCCGTGGACAGGCCGTCGCGGGGACGGTGAGAGTGTCCGCATGACCTCTCGCGTGCACTCCGTCACCGTCGACTCCCGCGACCCGTACCGGCTGGCCGTCTTCTGGGCCGAGGTCCTCGGCGGCACCCTCGCCGACGACGACCACCCCGGCGACCCCGAGGCGACCGTCAGGTGCGACGGGGCGACGCTGCTGTTCCTGACCGTCCCCGAGGGGAAGACGGTCAAGAACCGCCTCCACCTGGACATCGAGGCCGCCGCAGGCTCGACGCGCGACGCCGAGATCACACGCGTCCTGACCCTCGGCGCCACCCTCGCCGACGACCGCCGTCGCACCGACGGCTCCGGCTGGGCCGTCCTCCACGATCCGGAGGGCAACGAGTTCTGCGTCGTCCGCAACACCGCCGAACGCACCCCCACCCACCCCGCCTGACGCCGGACGTCCACCGGGCTCGGGGGGTGCTGAACGACCTGGTCGTCGGGGTGCGGGTGGGGGGTCAGTAGAGTGCGGGGGTCCCCGATCCGAGACCGAAGGCAACGGCTGTGAGCAGCGCACTCCCCGCACGTCCGGCACCGTCCGGGGTGACGGTCGTGGGGATCGGGGCCGACGGATGGGACGGGCTGACCGGCGCGGCGCGGGCCGCGCTGCGCGAGGCCGAGGTCGTCGTCGGCGGCGCGCGGCAGCTCGGGCTGCTGCCGGCGGAGTGCGGGGCGGAGCGCGTCGCGTGGCCCTCGCCGCTGCGACCCGCCGTGACGGGGGTGCTCGCCGCACACGCGGACCGCCGCGTCGCCGTGCTGGCCAGCGGGGATCCCCTTTTCTACGGCATCGGGCGGGCGCTGACCGAGGAACTGGGCGCGGAGCGGCTGCGGGTGCTGCCGCACCCCTCGTCCGTCGCCCACGCGTGCGCCCGGCTGGGGTGGCCGGTGGAGGACACGGAGGTCGTCACCGCTGTCGGACGGCCGGTGGCGCGGCTGGCGGCCGCGCTGCACGACGGCCGCCGGGTGCTCGTGCTCAGCGCCGGCGCGGGGACGCCCGCCGAGGTGGCGGAGCTGCTGCGGGACCGGGGCTTCGGGCCCAGCCGGATGTACGTCCTGGAGCGGCTGGGCGGCGCGGAGGAGCGCCGCGTGGAGGGGACGGCACAGGCGTGGCCGCACCCGGCCGGCGACGCGCTGAACGTCGTGGGCGTGGAGTGCCGGTGGGACGGCGTGACCCCCCGGCTCGGCGCCGTCCCCGGGCTGCCGGACGAGGCGTACGAGAGCGACGGCCAGCTCACCAAGCGGCACGTGCGGGCCGCCACGCTGGGCGCCCTCGCCCCGGCGCCGGGAGAGCTGCTGTGGGACGTGGGCGGGGGGTCCGGCTCGATCGGCGTCGAGTGGATGCGGACTCACCCGTCGTGCCGCGCGGTGGCGGTGGAACGGGACGCGGAGCGGGCCGGCCGCATGGCCCGGAACGCGGAACGACTCGGCGTGCCCGGGCTGCGCGTCGTCCGGGGGACGGCGCCGGGGGCGCTGGCCGGACTGCCGGTGCCGGACGCCGTCTTCGTCGGCGGCGGGCTCACGACGCCGGGGCTGCTCGACGCCTGCTGGGACGCCCTCCCGGCGGGCGGCCGGCTGGTCGCCAACACCGTGACGCTGGAGTCCGAGGCGCTGCTCGCCGAGCGGTACCGGCGGCACGGCGGCGACCTCGTCCGGCTGGCCGTCGCCCACGCCGTGCCCGTCGGCGGCTTCACCGGCTGGCGGCAGGCCATGCCCGTCACCCAGTGGGCCGTCGTCAAGCCCCCTCGCCCGTCAGGAGACCTCCCCGCATGACCGTGTACTTCATCGGCGCCGGGCCCGGCGCCGCCGACCTCATCACCCTGCGCGGTGCGCGGACGCTCGCCGCGTGCCGGGTCTGCCTGTACGCGGGCAGCCTGGTGCCGCCGGAGCTGCTGGCCGAGTGCCCGCCGGGGGCCCGTCTGGTGGACACCGCGCGGCTGAACCTGGACGAGATCACCGCCGAGCTGGTCCGGGCCCACGCGGAGGGGCTGGACGTCGCGCGGCTGCACTCGGGCGACCCGTCGGTGTTCAGCGCGGTCGCCGAGCAGATGCGGCGGCTGGACGCGGCCGGGGTGCCGTACGAGGTGGTGCCGGGCGTCCCGGCGTTCGCGGCGGCGGCCGCCGCGCTGAAGCGGGAGCTGACCGTGCCGACGGTCGGCCAGACGGTGATCCTCACCCGCGTCGCCCAGCAGGCCACGGCGATGCCGGAGCGCGAGGACCTGGCGACGCTGGGACGCAGCGGGGCCCTGCTCGTCCTGCACCTGGCCGCGCGCTACGCGGACCGGGTCGTCGCGGAGCTGACGCCGCACTACGGCGCGGACTGCCCGGCGGCCGTCGTCGCGATGGCCAGCCGGCCCGACGAGCTCGTCCTGCGCGGCACGCTCGCCGACATCGCGGAGCAGGTGCGGGACGCGGGGATCGTGCGGACGGCCGTGATCATCGTCGGCCGGACGCTCGCGGCCACCCAGTTCCGCGACAGCCACCTCTACTCCGCCGACCGCGACCGCTGCGCCGACTGACCGCCGCCAGGCAGGCCGCTCTCAGGCCGTCTCCGCGCCGCGTGGCGGTCAGCGCACGCGCCCGACCACGTCGACGGCGATGACGACGGGCTTCTGCTGCTTGATCGTGTACCAGACGCGGTAACGGCCGACGTGTATGCGGTACTTGCCCCCTCCGCAGTCCAGAGCACCGGAGGGCTGGGGGTCCCGGGCGAGGAGGTCGACGCTGTCGAGGACCTGGTCCACGCCGGCCTGATCGTCTTTCGCGTACCGGTTGAGGGCGTTCCGCGCGGTGCGCTCCCACTCCACGCGGGTGCTCACGAGGACATCCGTCCGTCGAGCTGGTCGCGCAGCTCGTCGGTGGTCAGGGGGGCCGCTGTGCCCTGCTCCTCGTCCAGCCGCCCCTGGAGCAGGCCGAGGGCGTCCTCCAGCACGGCGAGCACGGCGGGGGAGACCACGACGGCGACGGTGTCGCCGTGGGCGTCCGTCAGCGAGATCGCTCTGGCCGTCTGGGCGAAGGAGAGGGCCTGCTCGGGGTCGAGCGCGGGCGAGTCGCCGTCCTTCTCCCGCTCGGTCAGGTCCTCCTGGGCCTGGGTGACGTAGCGGGCGACGGCTTCGAGCTGCCGCGCCGCGTCCGGGATCGGAAGGGTGTCCACCGGTCCCTTCCGGACTAATCCGTCGAACTGTGAGGAATCCATGGGCGACACCGTGGCAGTGCGGATCGCGTCCGGCAAGAGGACTCGGCGGAGGCACGGGCGCACGGGCGGGGCGCGGGGGAGCGCGGAGGGCCCGGCGCGGCGCGGGGGTCAGTCGGGGGTGCGGCCGACGATGGTGCCGGCGCGGTCGACGCACAGGACGTCGACGGTGACCGGGGCGCCGCGCAGGACGGCGAGGGCCTGGTCGCGGGCCTCGGCGGCGACGAGGTCGCCGAGGGGGACACCGGCGGCGGTGCAGAGTTGGAGGGCGGCGAGGCCGGTGTTGGCGGTGGCGACGGCCTCGGCCAGCTCCGGGGACGCGCCGCCCCGGCGGGCGAGGTCGGCGAGGAAGCCCTTGTCGACCTGCGAGCGGCCGGAGTGGAGGTCCAGGTGGCCCGCGGCGAGCTTGGAGAGTTTGGCGAAGCCGCCGCAGAGGGTGAGCCGGGGCACGGGGTGGCGGCGGACGTACTTGAGGACGGCGCCCGCGAAGTCGCCCATGTCCAGCAGGGCGTCGCCGGGCAGGCCGTACTCGGCGACGACGGTCTTCTCGGACGTCGAGCCGGTGCAGCCCGCGACGTGGGTGCGGCCCGCGGCGCGGGCGACGTCGACGCCGCGCCGGATGGAGTCGATCCAGGCGGAGCAGGAGTAGGGGACGACGATCCCGGTGGTGCCGAGGATCGACAGGCCGCCGAGGATGCCGAGCCGGCCGTTCCAGGTGGAGCGGGCGATCTCCTCGCCGTTGTCGATGGAAAGGGTGATCTCCACGTCGCCGGTTCCGCCGTGGCGGTCGGCGACGAGCGCGACGTGCTCGCGCATCATGCGGCGCGGCACGGGGTTGACGGCCGGTTCGCCGACGTCCAGCGGCAGCCCCGGCAGGGTGACGGTGCCGACGCCGGGCCCGGCGCGGAAGACGACGCCCGCACCGGCGGGCAGGGGCCGCACGGTGGCGCGGACGAGGGCGCCGTGGGTGACGTCGGGGTCGTCGCCCGCGTCCTTGACGACGCCGACGGTGGCGCTGCCGTCCCCGAGGGCCTCCAGCGCGAGCGCGAAGGCGGGCGTCTGGCCCTTGGGGAGGGTGATGGTCACCGGGTCGGGGAAGTCGCCGGTGAGGAGGGCGGTGTAGGCGGCGGTGGTGGCGGCCGTGGCGCAGGCGCCGGTCGTCCACCCGGGCCGTAGGCCGGTGTGCTTGAGTTGGGCCTCGCGCCCCCCGCTCGCCTCACTCATGGACGGTCCTGATGCACGTGCTCATCCTCGGCGGGACGACGGAGGCCCGCCGGCTCGCGGAGACGCTGGTCGCCGGGGCGGTGCCCGGCGTGCGGGTGACGTCCTCGCTGGCCGGGCGGGTGGAGCGGCCGAGGCGGCCGCCGGGCGAGGTCCGTCTCGGCGGGTTCGGCGGGGTGGACGGCCTTGCGGACTGGCTGCGCGAGCACCACGTTGACGCGCTCATCGACGCCACTCATCCCTTCGCCCGGACGATCAGTTTCCACGCGGCGGAGGCCGCCGCCCTCACCCATGTTCCCCTGCTGGCGGTGCGCCGTCCCGGCTGGGTGGCGGTCGAGGGGGACGACTGGCACGGCGTCGAGTCGCTGGAGCAGGCCGCCCGCACGGTGCCGGTGTTGGGGAGCCGGGTGTTCCTCACCACGGGACGCATGGGGCTGGCCGCGTTCGCCGGGTGCGCGGAGCCGTGGTTCCTGGTGCGGTGCGTGGACCCGCCCGAGCCGCCGCTCCCGCCGCGCTCGGAGGTGCTGCTGGACCGGGGCCCGTACACGCTCGACGGGGAGCGGGAGTTGATGCGCCGCCACCGCGTCGACGTCCTGGTGACGAAGGACAGCGGCGGGGCGGCGACCGCGCCGAAGCTGGCCGCCGCCCGGGAGCTGGGGCTGCCCGTCGTCGTGGTGCGCAGGCCGCCGGTGCCGCAGGGCGTGCCGGTGGCGCAGGGCCCGGAGGCCGCCGTCGCGTGGCTGGCGCGGATTCACTCCTCCGGGTAGCGGCGCGGCGTCCAGACGACCTCCTCGCCGCCGTCCCCGCGCCGCACGGTGCGGGTCTGGGAGGAGCCGACGATCAGGAGCGTGCGCATGTCCACGGCGGCCGGATCGAGGTCGGCCAGCCGCACGACGCGGACGCTCTCCTCCGGGCCGCCGATGTCCCGGGCCAGGACGACGGGGGTGTCGGGGGCGCGGTGTTCCAGCAGCAGCTCGCGGGCCTTGCCGACCTGCCAGGTGCGGCTGCGCGAGCCGGGGTTGTAGAGCGCGAGCACGAGGTCGGCGGAGGCGGCGGCGTGCAGCCGTTCCGCGATGACCTCCCAGGGCTTGAGCCGGTCGGAGAGGGAGAGGGCGGCGTAGTCGTGGCCGAGGGGCGCACCGGCGCGGGCGGCGGCGGCGTTGGCGGCCGTCACGCCGGGCAGGACGCGCACGGGGACGTCCGCGTACTCCGCCTGGGAGGCGGCCTCCAGGACGGCGGTGGCCATGGCGAAGACGCCGGGGTCCCCGCCGGAGACGACGGCGACGCGGTGGCCGCGCAGCGCCAGGTCCAGCGCGAACTCGGCGCGCTCCGCCTCCACCTTGTTGTCGGAGCCGTGCCGCCGCTGGCCGGGCCGCACGGGCACCCGGTCCAGGTAGGTGGTGTAGCCGACGAGGTCGGTGGCGGCGGCGAGCGCGCCCCGTGTCTCCGGGGTCAGCCACAGCGGGCCGGCCGGTCCGGTGCCGACGACGACGACCCCGCCGGACTCCACCGGCGGCTGCGGGTTGCCGATGCGGCTGGGCAGCACGGCCAGCGAGAAGTACGGGACGCTGTCGGCGTCGACGTCGGCCAGGGCCGCCGTCCGCTCCCCGGCCATCGTCGCGCGCTCGACGAAGTGCGCCTCCGGGAGCCGCCCGGAGCGCTCGAAGGCGCGGCGGACGGTGGGAAAGGTGCGGCCGAGCTTCATGACGACTGCGGCGTCCGTCCCGGCCAGGCGGGCGGTCAGCTCCTCCTCGGGCAGGGTGCCGGGAAGAATCGTCAGCACCTCCTCGGCCTCCGCGAGGGGGGTGCCGAGCCGGGCGGCGGCGGCGCTCACCGACGTCACGCCGGGGATGACCTCCGTCGGGTAGCGGTCGGCGAGCCGCTTGTGCATGTGCATGTAGGAGCCGTAGAACAGCGGGTCGCCCTCGGCGAGGACGGCCACGGTGCGGCCCGCGTCGAGATGGGCCGCCAGG contains the following coding sequences:
- a CDS encoding tellurite resistance TerB family protein, translated to MALWDRLKESAQQMQGQLESKKNELKSGGFRDASMAMCALVAAADGSVDPAERQRVASLITSNDTLRNFPADELRRRFDAYVDKLTADFDFGKIAVLQDIGKVKKKPVEARAVIQIGIVIGGADGNFDKDEQAVVREACHTLELPPSEFDL
- a CDS encoding sodium:calcium antiporter, yielding MLAGPWPLGQSIALFVLAGGLTVVGSVRLAGIGDVLADRTGQGEALFGAVFFGLVTSLSGIVMTAVTAANDQPQLAYSNAVGGIAAQTLAVAVADAAYRRVNLEHAAASMSNVLFGSLLIALLGVSLMASFSPDVSLLGVHPASPVIVAFYWGGLRLVHDRSRTRPMWEAVHTRETVRDVPDETDTGGRRTGALWADFALAAALVVVAGWVVARAAGTLVESTGLQAGFVGAAFMGVVNALPETVTAVAAVRRGALTLAVAAIIGGNCLDALNLVVGDLAYRGGSLYHAAGSDQLFLTAGALVMTTVLLGGLLVRQKRGWWRLGFDGVLLILVYVTIIATLAF
- a CDS encoding TerD family protein, whose product is MTVVSDTLGKGGNRALNGSRATAHVHTEASVDVSAVLLTADGKVRADTDLVFFNHPEQDGVRVRERTVEADLARIPGDVRSVVCVASVDVDAPGAVFDAASTPSVTVECGADGLTFAPQPLTAGETVLLLVEFYRRDGGWKVRALGQGYANGLAGLATDFGIVVDDEERPAAPAPAAPPAAAAPAAPVPLGKVELTKAGAATISLDKRDPNVLVTAELRWDGGTRGRRAADLDLYALFVPAAAVRPSLTDDERLAAEDAVHDDPAHGAVYWNHLGGLDHPPHLQLDGDAQEPGQETVRIRRPDTQGYVLICAYSALGNGVGSFRSFGAKAVVSDGRGSTVTVPLYSRNANAYWVAIALVDFTDPSGVRISQVEKYSRRHSENRPVLYADGVFRMDRGPAEFKD
- a CDS encoding VOC family protein, whose product is MTSRVHSVTVDSRDPYRLAVFWAEVLGGTLADDDHPGDPEATVRCDGATLLFLTVPEGKTVKNRLHLDIEAAAGSTRDAEITRVLTLGATLADDRRRTDGSGWAVLHDPEGNEFCVVRNTAERTPTHPA
- the cbiE gene encoding precorrin-6y C5,15-methyltransferase (decarboxylating) subunit CbiE, which encodes MSSALPARPAPSGVTVVGIGADGWDGLTGAARAALREAEVVVGGARQLGLLPAECGAERVAWPSPLRPAVTGVLAAHADRRVAVLASGDPLFYGIGRALTEELGAERLRVLPHPSSVAHACARLGWPVEDTEVVTAVGRPVARLAAALHDGRRVLVLSAGAGTPAEVAELLRDRGFGPSRMYVLERLGGAEERRVEGTAQAWPHPAGDALNVVGVECRWDGVTPRLGAVPGLPDEAYESDGQLTKRHVRAATLGALAPAPGELLWDVGGGSGSIGVEWMRTHPSCRAVAVERDAERAGRMARNAERLGVPGLRVVRGTAPGALAGLPVPDAVFVGGGLTTPGLLDACWDALPAGGRLVANTVTLESEALLAERYRRHGGDLVRLAVAHAVPVGGFTGWRQAMPVTQWAVVKPPRPSGDLPA
- the cobM gene encoding precorrin-4 C(11)-methyltransferase, producing MTVYFIGAGPGAADLITLRGARTLAACRVCLYAGSLVPPELLAECPPGARLVDTARLNLDEITAELVRAHAEGLDVARLHSGDPSVFSAVAEQMRRLDAAGVPYEVVPGVPAFAAAAAALKRELTVPTVGQTVILTRVAQQATAMPEREDLATLGRSGALLVLHLAARYADRVVAELTPHYGADCPAAVVAMASRPDELVLRGTLADIAEQVRDAGIVRTAVIIVGRTLAATQFRDSHLYSADRDRCAD
- a CDS encoding type II toxin-antitoxin system RelE family toxin — encoded protein: MSTRVEWERTARNALNRYAKDDQAGVDQVLDSVDLLARDPQPSGALDCGGGKYRIHVGRYRVWYTIKQQKPVVIAVDVVGRVR
- a CDS encoding cobalt-precorrin-5B (C(1))-methyltransferase, with product MSEASGGREAQLKHTGLRPGWTTGACATAATTAAYTALLTGDFPDPVTITLPKGQTPAFALALEALGDGSATVGVVKDAGDDPDVTHGALVRATVRPLPAGAGVVFRAGPGVGTVTLPGLPLDVGEPAVNPVPRRMMREHVALVADRHGGTGDVEITLSIDNGEEIARSTWNGRLGILGGLSILGTTGIVVPYSCSAWIDSIRRGVDVARAAGRTHVAGCTGSTSEKTVVAEYGLPGDALLDMGDFAGAVLKYVRRHPVPRLTLCGGFAKLSKLAAGHLDLHSGRSQVDKGFLADLARRGGASPELAEAVATANTGLAALQLCTAAGVPLGDLVAAEARDQALAVLRGAPVTVDVLCVDRAGTIVGRTPD
- a CDS encoding cobalt-precorrin-6A reductase — protein: MHVLILGGTTEARRLAETLVAGAVPGVRVTSSLAGRVERPRRPPGEVRLGGFGGVDGLADWLREHHVDALIDATHPFARTISFHAAEAAALTHVPLLAVRRPGWVAVEGDDWHGVESLEQAARTVPVLGSRVFLTTGRMGLAAFAGCAEPWFLVRCVDPPEPPLPPRSEVLLDRGPYTLDGERELMRRHRVDVLVTKDSGGAATAPKLAAARELGLPVVVVRRPPVPQGVPVAQGPEAAVAWLARIHSSG
- the cobJ gene encoding precorrin-3B C(17)-methyltransferase, with translation MTVRAVQVIAEADVIAYHSARHGRSIARSIAAEHLRPDHIEEALVYPVTTETTDHPGGYRGAIDEFYEQAAARLAAHLDAGRTVAVLAEGDPLFYGSYMHMHKRLADRYPTEVIPGVTSVSAAAARLGTPLAEAEEVLTILPGTLPEEELTARLAGTDAAVVMKLGRTFPTVRRAFERSGRLPEAHFVERATMAGERTAALADVDADSVPYFSLAVLPSRIGNPQPPVESGGVVVVGTGPAGPLWLTPETRGALAAATDLVGYTTYLDRVPVRPGQRRHGSDNKVEAERAEFALDLALRGHRVAVVSGGDPGVFAMATAVLEAASQAEYADVPVRVLPGVTAANAAAARAGAPLGHDYAALSLSDRLKPWEVIAERLHAAASADLVLALYNPGSRSRTWQVGKARELLLEHRAPDTPVVLARDIGGPEESVRVVRLADLDPAAVDMRTLLIVGSSQTRTVRRGDGGEEVVWTPRRYPEE